One Campylobacter sputorum subsp. sputorum DNA segment encodes these proteins:
- a CDS encoding aspartate/glutamate racemase family protein has protein sequence MKRVGIIGGMGPLATIDLYEKIIKLADAKCDQDNIPLVIDNNTIIPDRPSYILDHTKPNPLPGLIQSANRLKNAGCEAICLACNTAHYFVDDIIKQTGVKVLDMPKITVNSILKDAKNVKNICVLATNVTISTGIYEKELNQNGLNSVKLSNQIQEKLMSCIYDGVKAGKVAKYTNLFEEIVNSLEADLFLAACTELPIFLPLIKTDKKFMDPTLELAKEIIKFSRG, from the coding sequence ATGAAAAGAGTTGGTATCATTGGTGGCATGGGTCCTTTAGCGACAATTGATTTATATGAAAAGATAATAAAATTAGCAGATGCTAAATGCGACCAAGACAATATCCCGCTTGTCATAGACAATAACACAATAATTCCAGATAGACCATCTTATATATTAGATCATACTAAACCAAACCCACTTCCAGGTTTAATTCAAAGTGCTAATAGGTTAAAAAATGCAGGTTGTGAGGCTATATGTTTGGCTTGTAATACCGCTCATTATTTTGTAGATGATATTATTAAACAAACTGGCGTAAAAGTTTTAGATATGCCAAAAATCACGGTAAATTCAATACTCAAAGATGCCAAAAATGTAAAAAATATATGCGTTTTAGCAACTAATGTCACAATTAGCACTGGAATTTATGAAAAAGAATTAAATCAAAATGGGCTAAATAGCGTGAAATTATCCAATCAAATACAAGAAAAACTTATGTCGTGTATTTATGATGGTGTTAAAGCTGGAAAAGTTGCCAAATACACTAATCTTTTTGAAGAGATTGTAAATAGCTTAGAAGCAGATCTCTTTTTAGCTGCTTGTACGGAACTGCCAATATTTTTACCACTTATAAAAACAGACAAAAAATTTATGGATCCAACGCTAGAACTTGCTAAAGAGATTATTAAATTTTCTAGAGGATAG
- the metK gene encoding methionine adenosyltransferase: MYLFTSEVVSPGHPDKCADIIADSIVDAILMKDKDSRVASEVFVAGKHIVIGGEISSKAKFSFKEYENIVKNTLHKIGYTGNQNFTKEQCLHPDDIEVHVLLNQQSPDINQGVDQKEGEIGAGDQGIMFGFATNETKEFMPAAITYARDLCDKVYKFAKTNPDKFGVDIKTQVTLDYGNKSNFENCKPQKIHTIVVSVPSVETMGIEEVRKIVSELIDTAGLPKHLYDKDKTTIYINPTGRYVNHSSLHDSGLTGRKLIVDSFGGYAPIGGGAQSSKDYTKVDRSGLYAARYIAKNIVAAGLAKKCIVQLSYAIGIAKPTSISVDTMGTYADGIDDDMLSDFVMQNFPLTPKWITNKFGLDKPSKDTFLYAKVAANGQVGHKDYPWEQLDSVDAFKNIKSK; the protein is encoded by the coding sequence ATAGCATAGTAGATGCTATTTTGATGAAAGATAAAGATAGTAGAGTTGCAAGTGAAGTTTTTGTAGCTGGAAAACATATCGTAATAGGCGGAGAGATAAGCTCTAAGGCTAAATTTAGCTTTAAAGAATACGAAAATATCGTTAAAAATACACTTCACAAAATAGGCTATACTGGTAATCAAAACTTTACTAAAGAGCAATGTTTACATCCAGATGATATAGAAGTTCATGTGCTTTTAAATCAACAAAGTCCTGATATAAATCAAGGTGTAGATCAAAAAGAAGGTGAAATAGGAGCAGGTGATCAAGGAATAATGTTTGGTTTTGCTACAAATGAAACAAAAGAATTTATGCCAGCAGCGATAACTTATGCAAGAGATTTATGTGATAAAGTTTATAAATTTGCAAAAACAAATCCTGATAAATTTGGTGTTGATATAAAAACACAAGTTACACTTGATTATGGTAATAAAAGTAATTTTGAAAATTGCAAACCGCAAAAAATTCACACTATTGTTGTTTCTGTGCCAAGTGTAGAAACTATGGGTATAGAAGAGGTTAGAAAGATAGTTAGTGAGTTGATAGACACAGCCGGACTTCCAAAACACTTATATGATAAAGATAAAACTACTATTTATATAAATCCAACAGGAAGGTATGTTAATCATAGCTCTTTACATGATAGTGGTTTAACTGGTAGAAAACTAATAGTAGATAGTTTTGGCGGATATGCACCAATTGGCGGAGGAGCACAAAGTTCTAAGGATTATACAAAGGTAGATAGAAGCGGACTTTATGCGGCAAGATATATAGCTAAAAATATTGTCGCTGCTGGGCTTGCTAAAAAATGCATAGTTCAACTAAGCTACGCTATAGGTATAGCAAAACCAACTTCTATCAGTGTTGATACAATGGGAACTTACGCAGATGGTATAGATGATGATATGTTATCAGATTTTGTAATGCAAAATTTTCCTTTAACTCCAAAATGGATTACAAATAAATTTGGACTTGATAAGCCTAGTAAGGATACATTTTTATACGCAAAAGTTGCAGCTAATGGTCAAGTTGGACATAAAGACTATCCATGGGAACAGCTTGATAGTGTAGATGCATTTAAAAATATCAAATCAAAATAA
- a CDS encoding (Fe-S)-binding protein, translating into MGKKVYLFATCLGTAMMGKTVMSAVSLLRREGVEVIYKKDQTCCGQPSYNTGYFEETKKIALYNVELFKGDYPILVPSGSCTGMMKHDYLDLFKDDSNFDKVKDFCSRICEFGNYLDQVLDVKYEDKGEPIKVTWHTNCHALRVGKSIESSKNLIRRLKNVELVELEYEEECCGFGGTFAVKEPEISNAMVLEKIKDIKNSGCKYVISADGGCLMNIAGAMSRHNVDVKPIHLYDFIDKRLKGEAL; encoded by the coding sequence ATGGGTAAAAAGGTTTATCTTTTTGCTACTTGTCTTGGCACTGCCATGATGGGAAAAACAGTTATGAGTGCTGTTTCTTTGCTAAGAAGAGAGGGCGTAGAGGTGATTTATAAAAAAGATCAGACATGTTGTGGGCAACCATCTTATAATACGGGCTATTTTGAAGAGACAAAAAAAATTGCTCTTTATAATGTTGAACTTTTTAAAGGCGATTATCCGATATTAGTTCCAAGCGGATCTTGTACTGGTATGATGAAGCATGATTATTTAGATCTTTTTAAGGATGATTCAAATTTTGATAAAGTAAAAGATTTTTGTTCTAGAATTTGTGAATTTGGTAATTATCTTGATCAGGTTTTAGATGTAAAATACGAAGATAAAGGTGAGCCTATTAAAGTAACATGGCACACAAACTGCCATGCTTTAAGAGTTGGAAAAAGCATAGAAAGTTCAAAAAATCTTATAAGAAGATTAAAAAATGTAGAACTTGTTGAACTTGAATATGAAGAAGAATGTTGTGGTTTTGGTGGCACTTTTGCTGTAAAAGAGCCAGAAATTTCAAATGCTATGGTACTAGAAAAAATAAAAGATATAAAAAATAGCGGCTGTAAATATGTGATTTCTGCAGATGGGGGTTGTTTAATGAATATAGCCGGAGCAATGAGTAGGCATAATGTCGATGTTAAACCTATTCATTTATATGATTTTATAGATAAAAGATTAAAAGGAGAGGCTCTATGA